From Solanum lycopersicum chromosome 8, SLM_r2.1, the proteins below share one genomic window:
- the LOC104648919 gene encoding F-box protein At3g58530-like — MENLGDDVLASIMIRVHDSASRRSISQVCKQWLRIEGLTRSSVRVFDPNLLLNFLPRFPNLQKFDTSEKITNAHLEILAEKCPRIQILNLNFKKKNRFYDERDESLALDDFDENGLCFIAMGCSHLNTVSLRKRSGVGNAGVVSLVSFLPKLIDLDLSFCDKVSDEALRVIGSVSSLKNLNLHGCWLISDAGLKSLAGGPLRMTLKKLILAECDRITDCGVLSLMQLCCLEELDLAECGPNVTDLAGEAIASSESLKRLNLSWLVNVSDATVIALAEGCKNLDALNLTGCEFVTGEGVRTLTKHGSLKELILTSCEKLSGYDLEELVLGCQTLEYIVVDRRLRMWCSLVYGYPWSFFHSSPSLPQDISVILEKLVKLSQLMDMYLCVHFRPNCVLSYYCKEVLVEDMVNRNRSGLLFAKVSPPCMIHSSAVRHDVVTIPNHPTNLIVSCNACVDLNVSGRREWPTNVARCISLSNYD; from the exons ATGGAGAATTTGGGAGATGATGTTTTAGCTTCGATAATGATTAGGGTTCATGACTCTGCCAGTAGAAGATCCATTTCTCAAGTTTGTAAGCAGTGGCTCAGAATTGAAGGCTTAACTCGATCATCTGTACGTGTTTTTGATCCCAATCTTTTGCTTAATTTCCTTCCAAGATTCCCAAATttgcaaaaatttgatacatcTGAAAAAATCACGAATGCCCATCTTGAAATTTTGGCTGAAAAATGTCCCAGGATCCAAATTCTTAACcttaatttcaagaaaaaaaacagaTTTTACGATGAAAGGGATGAAAGTCTAGCcttggatgattttgatgaaaatgGTCTGTGTTTCATTGCAATGGGTTGTTCTCATCTCAATACGGTGTCTTTGAGAAAGAGAAGTGGAGTTGGGAATGCTGGGGTTGTTTCTCTTGTTAGCTTTTTGCCTAAGTTGATAGATTTAGACTTGAGTTTTTGTGACAAGGTTAGTGATGAAGCACTTAGAGTTATTGGAAGTGTCAGCTCTTTGAAGAACTTGAATCTACATGGGTGTTGGTTGATATCTGATGCAGGTTTGAAATCATTAGCAGGAGGACCTCTTAGGATGACCTTAAAGAAACTAATTCTTGCTGAATGTGATAGGATTACAGACTGTGGGGTGTTGAGTTTGATGCAATTATGTTGCTTGGAGGAATTGGATTTGGCAGAATGTGGACCGAATGTGACTGATTTAGCTGGTGAGGCTATTGCGTCAAGTGAGAGTTTAAAGAGGTTGAACTTGTCATGGCTTGTTAATGTGTCTGATGCTACTGTTATTGCTCTAGCTGAAGGTTGCAAGAATCTGGACGCTCTTAATTTAACTGGCTGTGAATTTGTCACTGGTGAAGGCGTCCGTACTTTGACAAAGCATGGGTCATTGAAAGAGCTCATTTTGACTAGTTGTGAAAAGCTTAGTGGATATGATTTGGAAGAGTTAGTACTAGGATGTCAAACATTAGAATACATTGTGGTTGACAGAAGATTAAGGATGTGG TGTTCTCTCGTTTATGGATACCCGTGGTCTTTCTTTCACAGTTCCCCATCATTACCTCAG GATATTTCTGTAATTCTTGAAAAGCTGGTTAAACTCAG TCAGCTCATGGATATGTATCTTTGTGTCCATTTTAGACCTAACTGTGTCCTCTCGTACTACTGCAAAGAGGTTTTAGTTGAGGATATGGTGAAT AGAAATAGGTCAGGGCTTTTATTCGCCAAGGTCAGTCCGCCATGTATGATCCACAGTTCTGCCGTGAGGCATGACGTTGTTACCATACCTAATCACCCCACGAATCTTATCGTCTCTTGCAATGCCTGTGTTGATCTTAATGTATCCGGACGGAGGGAATGGCCTACTAATGTAGCTAGGTGCATCTCTCTGTCTAACTATGATTGA